One window of the Saccopteryx bilineata isolate mSacBil1 chromosome 2, mSacBil1_pri_phased_curated, whole genome shotgun sequence genome contains the following:
- the TMEM140 gene encoding transmembrane protein 140 isoform X1, translating to MHQKPPGGQAKMTIPRPRRGHQLLFLGIMVLTGTAIALLFYALLWRAGNLVDLPTLRIGFYNFCLWDEDAGSLHCHQFPELEALGVPRAGLALARLGVYGALVLTFFVPLPLLLARCNSNEGEWHLAVGFLAAASTLLAGGLGLFLTFTWRWLRPSLLGPGFLALGSAQALLILLLMATAMFPQKAQDKGKLESC from the coding sequence GTGGGCAAGCAAAAATGACCATCCCGAGGCCACGGCGGGGCCACCAGCTGCTGTTCCTGGGCATCATGGTCCTCACGGGCACAGCCATCGCGCTGCTGTTCTACGCGCTCCTCTGGAGGGCCGGCAACCTGGTGGACTTGCCCACCCTGAGAATCGGCTTCTACAACTTCTGCCTGTGGGACGAGGATGCCGGCTCCCTGCACTGCCACCAGTTCCCCGAGCTGGAGGCCCTAGGGGTGCCACGGGCGGGCCTGGCACTGGCCCGGCTCGGCGTGTACGGGGCCCTGGTCCTCACCTTCTTTGTCCCCCTGCCCCTGCTACTGGCCCGCTGCAACAGCAACGAGGGAGAGTGGCACCTGGCGGTGGGCTTCCTGGCGGCGGCCTCCACGCTGCTGGCTGGTGGCCTGGGCCTCTTCCTCACCTTCACCTGGAGGTGGCTCAGGCCCTCGCTCCTGGGGCCCGGGTTCCTAGCTCTGGGCAGTGCCCAGGCCTTACTCATCCTCCTGCTTATGGCCACAGCTATGTTCCCCCAGAAGGCACAGGACAAGGGCAAGCTAGAGAGCTGCTAG
- the TMEM140 gene encoding transmembrane protein 140 isoform X2, protein MTIPRPRRGHQLLFLGIMVLTGTAIALLFYALLWRAGNLVDLPTLRIGFYNFCLWDEDAGSLHCHQFPELEALGVPRAGLALARLGVYGALVLTFFVPLPLLLARCNSNEGEWHLAVGFLAAASTLLAGGLGLFLTFTWRWLRPSLLGPGFLALGSAQALLILLLMATAMFPQKAQDKGKLESC, encoded by the coding sequence ATGACCATCCCGAGGCCACGGCGGGGCCACCAGCTGCTGTTCCTGGGCATCATGGTCCTCACGGGCACAGCCATCGCGCTGCTGTTCTACGCGCTCCTCTGGAGGGCCGGCAACCTGGTGGACTTGCCCACCCTGAGAATCGGCTTCTACAACTTCTGCCTGTGGGACGAGGATGCCGGCTCCCTGCACTGCCACCAGTTCCCCGAGCTGGAGGCCCTAGGGGTGCCACGGGCGGGCCTGGCACTGGCCCGGCTCGGCGTGTACGGGGCCCTGGTCCTCACCTTCTTTGTCCCCCTGCCCCTGCTACTGGCCCGCTGCAACAGCAACGAGGGAGAGTGGCACCTGGCGGTGGGCTTCCTGGCGGCGGCCTCCACGCTGCTGGCTGGTGGCCTGGGCCTCTTCCTCACCTTCACCTGGAGGTGGCTCAGGCCCTCGCTCCTGGGGCCCGGGTTCCTAGCTCTGGGCAGTGCCCAGGCCTTACTCATCCTCCTGCTTATGGCCACAGCTATGTTCCCCCAGAAGGCACAGGACAAGGGCAAGCTAGAGAGCTGCTAG
- the CYREN gene encoding cell cycle regulator of non-homologous end joining has product MREMKAFNSGDRKRVLPCWMTAQAPQESRVPVKTPKRKRMEEVPLAAARLPAVRTVYCMSEAELVDVALGVLIESRKQEEALERPPLASPDKPELSPTCPESPSSPGRSEDEDNGNGAPPPGLSPSQGPDSAYRSPEEDEDVFKYVREIFFS; this is encoded by the exons ATGAGAGAGATGAAAGCCTTTAATTCTGGGGATAGAAAGAGGGTCCTTCCCTGCTGGATGACAGCCCAGGCGCCTCAGGAGAGCAGGGTGCCGGTGAAGACCccgaagagaaagagaatggaagaGGTGCCGCTGGCTGCAGCAAG ACTTCCGGCAGTGAGGACCGTGTACTGCATGAGTGAGGCCGAGCTCGTCGACGTTGCTCTGGGGGTCCTGATCGAG AGCCGAAAACAGGAAGAGGCCTTGGAGCGGCCGCCCCTGGCCAGCCCTGATAAGCCAGAGCTGTCCCCCACCTGCCCAGAGTCGCCAAGTTCTCCTGGGAGAAGTGAGGACGAGGACAATGGGAACGgcgccccacccccaggcctcagCCCTTCTCAGGGGCCGGACTCTGCCTACAGGAGCCCGGAGGAAGACGAGGATGTGTTCAAGTACGTCAGGGAGATATTCTTCAGCTAA